A stretch of Pseudoliparis swirei isolate HS2019 ecotype Mariana Trench chromosome 14, NWPU_hadal_v1, whole genome shotgun sequence DNA encodes these proteins:
- the LOC130204495 gene encoding sterol 26-hydroxylase, mitochondrial produces MGSSAAAARALRLSARCCRAPAAPHRVYDVRRNLNVPAASEAAKLKSIADLPGPSAATTLYWLFLRGYADKSHLLQDVQRKLYGPIWRSRFGPFDIVNVASPELVAQVIRQEGRYPSRAELPHWKEYRDLRGQAYGLHVASGPEWLRLRCALNPRLLKLREVLAFAPVLQQVVGDLLRRVELLRSRSRDHATVPDVAAELYKFGFEGISSILFESRLGCLRDAIPPDTLRFIGAVDRMLTLSETVVLLPRWSRGVLPFWRRFVAAWDDLYDVARTLIDRRTAEIHAQVSSGEPAEGMFLTYLLASDRLSRAEVYITVTELLLGGVDTTSNTLTWALYHLARDGRAQERLHREVSAVCPGRREPTPEELSSMPYLKAVVKETLRLYPVVPGNGRFIPDDEVVVGDYWFPKRTQFHLCHYATCHDEQQFVDAELFVPERWLRGAAGAYRHHPYSFIPFGMGVRGCVGKRVAEMEMFFALSRLMQHYEVQPEAGAPVVEPKTRTLLVPSRPINLRFLPRA; encoded by the exons ATGGGCTCCTCCGCGGCTGCAGCCCGAGCTCTGCGGCTCTCCGCGCGCTGCTGCCGGGCACCAGCGGCCCCACACCGGGTCTACGATGTCCGGAGGAACCTGAACGTCCCGGCGGCCAGCGAGGCCGCGAAGCTGAAGAGCATCGCCGACCTGCCGGGCCCGAGCGCCGCCACCACCCTGTACTGGCTGTTCCTCCGAGGGTACGCGGACAAGAGCCacctgctgcag GATGTGCAGCGGAAGCTCTACGGACCCATCTGGCGCTCCCGGTTCGGTCCGTTCGACATCGTGAACGTGGCGTCTCCGGAGCTCGTGGCCCAGGTGATCCGGCAGGAGGGCCGCTACCCGAGCCGCGCCGAGCTGCCTCACTGGAAGGAGTACCGGGACCTGAGGGGCCAGGCCTACGGGCTGCATGTGGC ctcGGGGCCCGAGTGGCTCCGGCTGCGCTGCGCCCTGAACCCCCGGCTGCTGAAGCTGCGGGAGGTGCTGGCCTTCGCGCCCGTCCTCCAGCAGGTGGTCGGGGATCTGCTGCGGCGCGTGGAGCTGCTGCGGAGCCGCAGCCGGGACCACGCCACCGTCCCCGACGTGGCGGCCGAGCTCTACAAGTTTGGCTTTGAAG GTATCTCCTCCATCCTGTTCGAGAGCCGGCTCGGCTGCCTGCGGGACGCCATCCCCCCCGACACGCTGCGCTTCATCGGCGCCGTGGACCGGATGCTCACGCTGTCCGAGACCGTGGTGCTCCTCCCCCGCTGGAGCCGCGGCGTCCTCCCCTTCTGGCGCCGCTTCGTCGCGGCCTGGGACGACCTCTATGACGTAG CCCGGACCCTCATCGACCGGAGGACCGCTGAGATCCACGCCCAGGTGTCCAGCGGCGAGCCGGCGGAGGGGATGTTCCTGACCTACCTGCTGGCCTCTGATAGGCTGAGCAGAGCCGAGGTCTACATCACCGTCACCGAGCTGCTGCTGGGGGGCGTCGAcacg ACCTCCAACACCCTGACCTGGGCCCTGTACCACCTGGCGCGGGACGGCCGGGCTCAGGAGCGCCTGCACCGGGAGGTGAGCGCCGTGTGCCCCGGCAGACGGGAGCCGACCCCGGAGGAGCTGAGCAGCATGCCGTACCTGAAGGCCGTCGTCAAGGAGACGCTCCG TCTTTATCCCGTGGTGCCCGGAAACGGACGCTTCATCCCCGATGACGAGGTGGTCGTGGGCGACTACTGGTTCCCGAAGCGG ACCCAGTTCCACCTGTGTCACTACGCCACCTGTCACGACGAGCAGCAGTTCGTGGACGCCGAGCTCTTCGTCCCCGAGCGCTGGCTGCGAGGCGCCGCCGGCGCCTACCGCCACCACCCGTACAGCTTCATCCCCTTCGGCATGGGCGTGCGCGGCTGCGTGGGCAAGAGGGTGGCGGAGATGGAGATGTTCTTCGCTCTGTCCCGG CTCATGCAGCACTACGAGGTCCAGCCCGAGGCCGGCGCTCCGGTCGTGGAGCCCAAGACTCGAACCCTGCTCGTCCCCTCGAGGCCCATCAACCTGCGCTTCCTGCCTCGAGCCTGA